The following proteins are co-located in the Vigna unguiculata cultivar IT97K-499-35 chromosome 9, ASM411807v1, whole genome shotgun sequence genome:
- the LOC114196162 gene encoding uncharacterized protein LOC114196162, giving the protein MPATPDRSYERTLIWIIASVLFACVLVGGGCLIEFLILPESKVPSWILVLGFFLLSLPWVFWLLTFLYQIFSRCCGRRIGFDVEKKGDGGSGGGATATGDDDDADVKPNANGIGRNLSVASHESQMPLAKSMAS; this is encoded by the coding sequence ATGCCTGCGACGCCTGATCGTAGTTATGAACGCACGTTGATATGGATCATTGCGTCTGTTTTGTTTGCGTGTGTCCTGGTTGGAGGAGGGTGCCTTATAGAGTTTTTGATTCTTCCTGAGTCAAAAGTTCCATCTTGGATCCTCGTTTTAGGGTTCTTCTTGCTTTCTCTGCCGTGGGTCTTTTGGTTACTCACCTTCTTGTACCAAATTTTCTCACGCTGTTGTGGACGTAGAATTGGTTTTGACGTTGAAAAAAAGGGTgatggtggtagtggtggtggtgcaACTGCTACAGGAGATGATGACGATGCAGATGTTAAACCAAATGCTAATGGTATAGGTAGGAATCTATCTGTTGCTTCACACGAGAGTCAAATGCCATTGGCAAAATCAATGGCCTCGTGA